Genomic DNA from Streptomyces sp. AM 2-1-1:
AGTTGCCGAGCCGGGCCCGGATCGCCGAGGAGTACGAGGTCGGCGCCTCCGTCGCGCAGCGCGCCATGGAACGGCTCACCATCGAGGGCATCCTCGAAGGCCGCTCCGGATCCGGTACCTACGTCCGCCGGCCGCGTGAGCGCCGGCGCATGATCCGCACCAGGCGTCCCGAGCACCGCGGTGCCTCGCCCTACCGTGCCGTCCTCAACCACCAGGACCACGAGGGGACGTGGGAATCGCGCTCCTCCGCGCGGACTCCCGCGCCCGAGCGCATCGCGAGGCGGCTGGAGATCGAGCCCGGCGACCTCTGCGTCGTCACCGACTACGAGTTCCTCGCCGACGGTCTCCCCGTCCAGCTCTCCCGCAGCTGGGAGCCGATGGCGATCACCGGCGAGACTCCGGTCGTGCTCCCCGAGATGGGTCCGCACGCCGGGATCGGTGTCGTCGAGCGGATGCGGTCGATCGGCGTGCTCGTCGAACGGGCCGTCGAGATCCCGCGCCCCGCCCGCGCGACGCAGGAGCAGGCGAATCTCCTCGGTATCAGCATCGGCGGCCTGATCACCGAAGTGGAGCGCACCTTCTACGACGTCGACGGCCGCCCGGTCGAGACCGCCGACATCGTCGTGCCGGACGTGCGGTGGGAGATCGCGTACGAGTTCGCCGTCCAGCGACGGGAGTAGGGGCGCGAAAGCACCGGCTCCCCTGCGACGGGGAGCGGGGCTGTGACAGGGCTCGGATCCGCACCCGGCCGGGGTCGGCGTGGCGCCGTACCGTCCGGACGCGACGGCGCCTCCGTCCTGTCTGCCGGATGGCAGGACGGGGGCGCCGGTGGTGGCGGGAGGGGACCGGAGCCGGGCCGGCCGG
This window encodes:
- a CDS encoding GntR family transcriptional regulator, producing MPRDTPYLQVADALRDRIRAGEWAVGDKLPSRARIAEEYEVGASVAQRAMERLTIEGILEGRSGSGTYVRRPRERRRMIRTRRPEHRGASPYRAVLNHQDHEGTWESRSSARTPAPERIARRLEIEPGDLCVVTDYEFLADGLPVQLSRSWEPMAITGETPVVLPEMGPHAGIGVVERMRSIGVLVERAVEIPRPARATQEQANLLGISIGGLITEVERTFYDVDGRPVETADIVVPDVRWEIAYEFAVQRRE